One window from the genome of Streptomyces sp. NBC_01476 encodes:
- a CDS encoding MarR family winged helix-turn-helix transcriptional regulator encodes MVSGSERAPKAATELMQAMTRLRARLRTESAPGEMPWTWSQLMTLARIVREGPTTTSALAQAEHVRRQSMAETVAVLRANGLITSDQDPNDGRKTLISATREGQVLSATIPAAREAWLVAAIGDLLDPEEQQTLLKAAAIMNRIADRT; translated from the coding sequence ATGGTCAGCGGATCAGAGCGGGCACCCAAGGCAGCCACCGAGCTGATGCAGGCGATGACCCGGCTGCGCGCCCGGCTGCGGACGGAATCCGCTCCGGGCGAGATGCCGTGGACCTGGTCGCAGCTGATGACGCTGGCGCGGATCGTGAGGGAGGGCCCGACCACGACCAGTGCGCTGGCCCAGGCCGAACACGTGCGCCGCCAGTCGATGGCCGAGACGGTCGCGGTGCTGCGCGCCAACGGCCTGATCACGTCCGACCAGGATCCGAACGACGGCCGGAAGACGCTGATCAGCGCGACCCGCGAAGGACAGGTGCTCTCCGCGACGATCCCGGCCGCACGGGAGGCATGGCTCGTCGCGGCGATCGGCGACCTCCTCGACCCGGAGGAGCAGCAGACCCTGCTGAAGGCCGCCGCGATCATGAACCGGATCGCCGACAGGACCTGA
- a CDS encoding MFS transporter: MDVSDSATATARTPVVDRPFGPRFVAPMFIGSALNPINSSVIATALVSIAAAMGVPVGRTSILISSLYLTSAIAQPTAGRLSEEFGPRRVFLVGIVIVLAGGILGGTAQNLPTLVAARVLIGLGTSAGYPSAMLLIRRRATAVGLASPPGSVLGGLAIAGAATVAIGPTIGGLLVGWFNWRAAFLINVPVAAVAFVMALRWIARDPDRISGRPAREVIRRIDLAGVIGFGGTMTALLVFLLALPHPEWIALGASAAVAAALIRWELRAANPFLDIRLLASNLALTRTYVRYGLTLLGTYVILYGLTQWMEAAHGLSAYEAGLILIPMGLLSAAAARVVSRRQAIHRPLIAAAVFMLAGAVATLFLTSHSPVIAIIAVTALFGLTSGSSNVTNQTALYKESPAEKVGTASGLLRTFGYIGSIAASTITGVAFRTHVDDTGLRHVALILIGIGVLVLLMTAFDRHLAASGSESASGSGSGSGESDAS; encoded by the coding sequence ATGGATGTGTCCGACAGCGCCACCGCCACAGCACGTACGCCTGTCGTGGACCGTCCGTTCGGACCACGGTTCGTCGCGCCGATGTTCATCGGGTCCGCCCTCAACCCCATCAACAGTTCGGTGATCGCGACCGCGTTGGTGTCGATCGCCGCCGCCATGGGCGTTCCGGTGGGCCGCACCTCGATCCTGATCTCCAGCCTCTATCTGACCAGCGCGATAGCGCAGCCCACCGCCGGCCGGCTCTCCGAGGAGTTCGGCCCGCGGCGGGTGTTCCTGGTCGGCATCGTCATCGTGCTGGCCGGCGGGATCCTCGGCGGCACCGCCCAGAACCTGCCCACCCTGGTCGCCGCCCGGGTCCTGATCGGACTCGGCACGTCCGCCGGCTATCCCTCGGCGATGCTGCTGATCCGGAGGCGGGCGACCGCCGTCGGCCTGGCGTCGCCGCCCGGCAGCGTGCTGGGCGGCCTGGCCATCGCCGGAGCCGCGACGGTCGCGATCGGCCCCACCATCGGCGGGCTGCTGGTGGGCTGGTTCAACTGGCGGGCCGCCTTCCTCATCAACGTCCCCGTCGCCGCCGTCGCCTTCGTGATGGCGCTGCGCTGGATCGCCAGGGACCCGGACCGGATCAGCGGGCGCCCGGCGCGTGAGGTGATCCGGCGCATCGACCTGGCCGGCGTGATCGGTTTCGGCGGCACGATGACGGCGCTGCTGGTCTTCCTGCTCGCCCTCCCCCACCCCGAGTGGATCGCCCTCGGCGCTTCCGCAGCCGTCGCCGCCGCGCTCATCCGGTGGGAACTGCGGGCCGCCAACCCGTTCCTGGACATCCGGCTGCTGGCCTCGAACCTGGCGCTGACCCGCACGTACGTCCGCTACGGACTCACCCTGCTCGGGACCTACGTGATCCTGTACGGGCTCACCCAGTGGATGGAGGCCGCGCACGGCCTGTCGGCCTACGAAGCGGGACTGATCCTCATCCCGATGGGCCTGCTCTCCGCGGCCGCCGCACGGGTCGTCTCCCGCCGGCAGGCCATCCACCGGCCGCTGATCGCCGCCGCGGTCTTCATGCTGGCCGGGGCGGTCGCGACCCTCTTCCTGACCAGCCACAGCCCCGTCATCGCGATCATCGCGGTGACGGCGCTCTTCGGTCTCACGTCCGGATCGAGCAACGTCACCAATCAGACGGCCCTGTACAAGGAGTCCCCGGCCGAGAAGGTCGGCACCGCCTCCGGACTGCTGCGCACCTTCGGCTACATCGGCTCGATCGCCGCCTCCACCATCACCGGCGTCGCCTTCCGTACCCACGTCGACGACACCGGGCTGCGGCATGTCGCCCTCATCCTGATCGGCATCGGCGTCCTGGTCTTGCTGATGACCGCCTTCGACCGGCACCTGGCCGCCTCTGGTTCCGAATCCGCTTCCGGCTCCGGCTCCGGCTCCGGGGAGTCCGACGCCTCCTGA
- a CDS encoding alpha/beta fold hydrolase — translation MSTPTATHTSRTVDLTDSLTLTIDEFGTNTDGSAVLLLHGGAGPRTVAGLASALSEHAYVIAPTHPGFDGTPRPEGTDSVADLAIAYLDLLDTLDLTGVMVIGNSVGGWIAAEMALRDTRGRIGCLTLLNAVGIHGEDGNEVVDTRGLAPAGISGLSFANPAFRPDFSSFTDQQRAVMAANQQTLATYAGPEFTHDPKLRGRLHRVTVPVLVVWGEQDGISPLEYGRGYAASFPDGHFVQVPGAGHFPHIEQAGLTLGAIGDFVDTVVKPSETA, via the coding sequence ATGAGCACCCCCACCGCCACCCACACCTCCCGCACCGTCGACCTCACCGACAGCCTCACCCTCACCATCGACGAGTTCGGCACCAACACCGACGGCAGCGCCGTGCTGCTGCTGCACGGCGGCGCCGGCCCCCGCACGGTGGCCGGCCTGGCCTCCGCACTCTCCGAGCACGCCTACGTGATCGCCCCCACCCACCCCGGCTTCGACGGCACGCCCCGCCCGGAAGGGACCGACTCCGTCGCCGACCTCGCGATCGCCTACCTCGACCTGCTCGACACCCTCGACCTCACCGGGGTCATGGTCATCGGCAACTCCGTCGGCGGCTGGATCGCCGCGGAAATGGCCCTGCGCGACACCCGCGGCCGGATCGGCTGCCTGACCCTCCTCAACGCCGTCGGCATCCACGGCGAGGACGGCAACGAGGTCGTCGACACCCGCGGTCTCGCCCCCGCCGGCATCAGCGGACTCTCCTTCGCCAACCCGGCCTTCCGCCCCGACTTCTCCTCCTTCACCGACCAGCAGCGGGCCGTGATGGCCGCCAACCAGCAGACGCTCGCCACATACGCGGGACCGGAGTTCACCCATGACCCCAAGCTCCGCGGCCGCCTGCACCGGGTCACCGTGCCGGTCCTCGTCGTCTGGGGTGAACAGGACGGCATCTCACCCCTGGAGTACGGTCGCGGCTATGCGGCGTCCTTCCCCGACGGCCACTTCGTGCAGGTCCCCGGAGCCGGCCACTTCCCGCACATCGAGCAGGCCGGACTCACCCTCGGCGCCATCGGTGACTTCGTCGACACCGTCGTGAAGCCGTCCGAGACCGCCTGA
- a CDS encoding cupin domain-containing protein, with amino-acid sequence MNEAVIVAPEGGEVIELGPARIRILEDGGTTAHRLGIGEITLAPHSAGPPQHRHAEHDEGFYVVSGTARFTVGHTDHDAPAGTLVMVPPGVPHTFANPGDEPVVMVNTFTPDLYVRYFRDLRDALAGGREVSAQTTAEVMGRYATTPATDFA; translated from the coding sequence ATGAACGAGGCCGTGATCGTCGCCCCGGAGGGTGGTGAGGTGATCGAGCTGGGTCCGGCCCGGATACGCATCCTGGAGGACGGTGGCACGACCGCGCACCGGCTCGGCATCGGGGAGATCACGCTCGCCCCGCACAGCGCCGGCCCGCCCCAGCACCGTCACGCCGAGCACGACGAGGGCTTCTACGTCGTCTCCGGCACCGCGCGGTTCACCGTCGGACACACCGATCACGACGCGCCGGCCGGCACGCTCGTGATGGTGCCGCCCGGCGTCCCGCACACCTTCGCCAACCCCGGCGACGAGCCGGTCGTGATGGTCAACACCTTCACCCCGGATCTGTATGTGCGGTACTTCCGGGACCTGCGGGACGCTCTGGCCGGAGGCCGGGAGGTGAGCGCGCAGACCACCGCCGAGGTGATGGGCCGTTACGCGACGACGCCGGCCACCGACTTCGCCTGA
- a CDS encoding TetR/AcrR family transcriptional regulator: MTSPSTDGRANQKLRTRTAIVQAAAELSRTGREVTMPEVARTALVSEATAYRYFPDLASLLQEAIAGQLPTPEEALEPVAGSDDAVERVAVATEFLLRHVLARQGVVRAMIAATVVRPAAGGVTRPGLRFGLIDHALAPLARTLGATDPAALAQLKNDLAVVVSAEALFSLTDLHGLDPQDAIASIVHTASTLTRATVRDHLAAEGSLRIRSSH, encoded by the coding sequence ATGACATCGCCGAGCACGGACGGCCGCGCCAACCAGAAGCTGCGCACCCGTACCGCGATCGTGCAGGCCGCGGCCGAGCTGAGCCGCACCGGCCGCGAAGTGACCATGCCCGAGGTGGCCAGGACGGCCCTGGTCTCGGAGGCCACCGCCTATCGCTACTTCCCGGACCTCGCCAGCCTGCTGCAGGAGGCCATCGCGGGGCAGCTGCCCACCCCGGAGGAGGCACTGGAACCGGTCGCGGGATCGGACGACGCGGTGGAACGCGTCGCCGTCGCCACCGAGTTCCTGCTGCGGCACGTCCTGGCCCGGCAGGGCGTGGTCCGCGCCATGATCGCGGCCACCGTCGTCCGGCCGGCGGCCGGCGGCGTCACCCGGCCCGGCCTGCGTTTCGGCCTGATCGACCACGCGCTGGCACCGCTGGCCCGGACCCTCGGCGCCACCGACCCCGCGGCGCTGGCCCAGCTGAAGAACGATCTCGCGGTCGTGGTCAGCGCCGAGGCGCTCTTCAGCCTGACCGACCTGCACGGGCTCGACCCCCAGGACGCCATCGCCAGCATCGTGCACACGGCGTCGACCCTCACCCGCGCCACCGTGCGGGACCACCTCGCCGCCGAGGGCTCCCTGCGCATCCGTTCCTCCCACTAG
- a CDS encoding ScbR family autoregulator-binding transcription factor produces MQVRAETTRGFLVEAAAKLFDERGYAGTSISDISALSGRTSGAIYFHFAGKEKLALAVVEAHFAAWPTLIGDARAEDRPALEKLVELSFTVARAFRDDVIVRAGSRLWMERKAIDAQLPTPFIGWIEVVTELLEEAARRGELATGVDPVIAAPGIVYAFFGLHTVSDALDGRDRIEERLHDLWLLLLVALQETPDPASLLARVHVTRAARETAGAPA; encoded by the coding sequence GTGCAGGTACGTGCGGAGACGACCCGGGGGTTTCTTGTGGAAGCCGCCGCGAAATTGTTCGACGAACGCGGATATGCCGGGACGAGCATCAGCGACATCAGCGCCCTGTCCGGCCGTACCAGTGGAGCGATCTACTTCCACTTCGCCGGCAAGGAGAAGCTGGCGCTGGCCGTGGTCGAGGCGCACTTCGCCGCCTGGCCGACGCTGATCGGCGACGCCCGGGCGGAAGACAGACCGGCCCTGGAGAAGCTGGTCGAACTGAGCTTCACGGTGGCCAGGGCCTTCCGGGACGACGTCATCGTCCGGGCCGGATCACGGCTGTGGATGGAGCGCAAGGCCATCGACGCGCAGCTGCCCACCCCGTTCATCGGCTGGATCGAGGTGGTGACCGAACTGCTGGAGGAGGCGGCCCGCAGGGGTGAACTCGCCACCGGGGTCGACCCGGTCATCGCGGCCCCCGGCATCGTCTACGCCTTCTTCGGGCTGCACACCGTCTCCGACGCCCTGGACGGCCGCGACCGCATCGAGGAACGGCTGCACGACCTCTGGCTGCTGCTCCTCGTGGCCCTGCAGGAAACCCCCGACCCGGCCTCCCTCCTCGCCCGTGTCCACGTCACCCGCGCCGCCCGCGAGACCGCCGGGGCACCCGCTTAG
- a CDS encoding ScbA/BarX family gamma-butyrolactone biosynthesis protein has product MKDSVEDVSGHDRSLSRSQTVPRELVHRTSVAEVLLTDVRPDRTGGFEAAASWPRSHTTFPRDGSDLHSPLILVETMRQLGIYVPLRYFGVPRTSHLLITDLQYTLTAGREPRAAQGCTEVTCRVEVSDLHRGTHGDVNGMRLDVTYLAGGDIFARSGGGVRFVAAQRYAALRADAPPQQQSPPAAGGRPEPATLAVADGRDVLITRMGDALAVEPADPHHPFFFDHPTDHVPGMVLLESARQAAAAASDGRLTRPTSARLVATRFTEFAPPARVESVAYHRTCVFRVLQGAEYSAYGVLGYSRHQ; this is encoded by the coding sequence ATGAAAGATTCGGTCGAAGATGTCTCCGGGCATGACCGTTCACTGAGCCGGTCACAAACGGTCCCCCGCGAACTGGTGCACCGCACGTCCGTCGCCGAAGTGCTCCTTACGGACGTTCGCCCGGACCGGACCGGTGGTTTCGAGGCCGCGGCCAGCTGGCCGCGATCGCATACGACGTTTCCGCGCGACGGTAGCGATCTGCACAGCCCTTTGATCCTGGTGGAGACCATGCGCCAGTTGGGCATTTACGTGCCGCTGCGGTACTTCGGCGTCCCGCGGACAAGCCACCTGCTGATCACCGATCTGCAGTACACCCTGACGGCGGGCCGCGAGCCGCGGGCCGCCCAGGGCTGCACCGAGGTCACCTGCCGGGTCGAGGTGAGCGACCTCCACCGGGGCACCCACGGCGACGTCAACGGCATGCGGCTCGACGTCACCTACCTCGCCGGCGGCGACATCTTCGCCCGGTCCGGCGGCGGTGTCCGCTTCGTCGCAGCACAGCGCTACGCCGCTCTGCGGGCGGACGCACCGCCGCAACAGCAGTCGCCCCCGGCGGCCGGTGGACGTCCCGAACCCGCGACGCTGGCCGTCGCCGACGGGCGCGACGTGCTAATCACCCGAATGGGTGACGCTCTGGCGGTCGAGCCGGCTGACCCCCATCACCCCTTCTTCTTCGATCATCCGACCGATCACGTGCCCGGGATGGTGCTGCTGGAGTCGGCGCGTCAGGCGGCCGCGGCAGCAAGCGACGGCAGGCTGACCCGTCCCACCAGCGCACGCCTGGTGGCAACCCGCTTCACCGAGTTCGCGCCGCCCGCGCGTGTCGAGTCCGTGGCGTACCACCGCACCTGTGTCTTCCGGGTTCTGCAGGGCGCCGAATACTCCGCCTACGGGGTCCTCGGATACAGCCGACACCAATAG
- a CDS encoding HAD family hydrolase translates to MTSHRILNWTPAAIVFDCDGTLMDTERHWQDARELVMRDFGVTPAPDFAERSKGLHYTECGRLMADESGRPELGEQLTSGLLEHFRTLVERNPQTMTGARELVANAAKFAPLAVASNCPRDVVESCLRHAGLRGYFDHIVVPDENNRPKPYPDVYLTAARYCGAAPADALAVEDSTCGVEAAVRAGLRVLGVGPWPGEEVAASVDLWVASLDQPDVFEWASKRVARQLPA, encoded by the coding sequence ATGACCTCTCATCGCATTCTCAACTGGACTCCCGCAGCGATCGTCTTCGACTGCGACGGCACTCTCATGGACACAGAACGGCACTGGCAGGACGCCCGCGAACTCGTGATGCGCGATTTCGGGGTCACTCCGGCCCCGGATTTCGCCGAGCGCAGCAAGGGCCTGCACTACACCGAATGCGGCCGGCTCATGGCCGACGAATCCGGCCGCCCCGAGCTCGGCGAGCAGCTGACGTCCGGCCTGCTCGAACACTTCCGCACCCTGGTGGAGCGGAACCCGCAGACCATGACCGGCGCCCGCGAGCTGGTGGCGAACGCGGCGAAGTTCGCCCCGCTCGCCGTCGCCAGCAACTGCCCGCGTGACGTCGTGGAGAGCTGCCTGCGCCACGCCGGGCTGCGGGGCTACTTCGACCACATCGTGGTCCCCGACGAGAACAACCGCCCCAAGCCGTACCCGGACGTCTACCTGACCGCGGCCAGGTACTGCGGGGCCGCGCCGGCCGACGCCCTCGCGGTGGAGGACTCCACCTGCGGGGTGGAGGCGGCCGTCCGGGCCGGCCTGCGGGTCCTGGGGGTCGGCCCGTGGCCGGGCGAGGAGGTCGCGGCGAGCGTCGACCTGTGGGTCGCCTCGCTCGACCAGCCGGACGTCTTCGAGTGGGCGAGCAAGCGGGTGGCCCGGCAGCTGCCCGCGTGA
- the dhaL gene encoding dihydroxyacetone kinase subunit DhaL, translated as MSVRPESASTDGWIRRFAASAAATEAELTALDQQVGDGDFGTNLLAGLDATLRRLDQGTAPGAAGPLEAAAAAFLDEVGGTSGPLFGLLFQEMAVAVAAAGDALDIAALASGAGNGLAAIQRVGEASVGDKTLVDALAPAVMALGSFPPAADPAGALARAADAAWEGVGSTTRLTARRGRASYVGDRAAGVPDPGAVGIGLLFSAAAGTVSSLEPLLRGPVPDDVPVERSA; from the coding sequence ATGTCCGTACGACCCGAATCCGCGTCCACCGACGGCTGGATACGACGCTTCGCGGCCTCCGCGGCCGCGACCGAGGCGGAACTGACCGCCTTGGACCAACAAGTCGGCGACGGTGACTTCGGCACCAACCTGCTGGCGGGCCTGGATGCGACCCTGCGCCGCCTCGACCAGGGCACCGCCCCGGGCGCGGCCGGTCCGCTGGAGGCCGCCGCCGCGGCTTTCCTCGACGAGGTCGGCGGCACCAGCGGCCCCCTGTTCGGCCTGCTCTTCCAGGAGATGGCGGTCGCGGTGGCCGCCGCGGGCGACGCCCTGGACATCGCGGCACTGGCGTCGGGCGCGGGCAACGGGCTGGCGGCCATCCAGCGGGTCGGGGAAGCGTCGGTCGGCGACAAGACCCTGGTGGACGCGCTCGCCCCCGCGGTCATGGCGCTGGGTTCCTTCCCGCCGGCGGCCGACCCGGCCGGGGCGCTGGCCCGTGCGGCGGACGCCGCCTGGGAGGGGGTGGGGAGCACCACGCGGCTGACCGCCCGCCGCGGCCGGGCCAGCTATGTCGGCGACCGGGCGGCCGGCGTCCCGGATCCCGGTGCGGTCGGCATCGGCCTGCTCTTCTCCGCGGCCGCGGGCACCGTGTCGAGTCTGGAGCCGCTGCTGCGGGGACCGGTGCCGGACGACGTCCCGGTGGAGCGGAGCGCCTGA
- a CDS encoding dihydroxyacetone kinase subunit DhaK, translated as MGLYFANAIDDLVVDALAGFCRAHGQMVKWEEHDGYVRALRSAPSRRVGLVSGGGSGHEPLHIGYVGTGMLDAACPGRIFASPHNRQIFEASRAVAREDGVLHLVKNYTGDKINFGIAAERLAREGIPCARVLIDDDVASDSEEVATGRRGTGATVLVEKILGAAADSGMGLADLAALGTDVVSRCRSLAVASAAHTSPATGRPAFDLPAGDIEYGVGIHGERARRTLVERPLRKLASDMVGTLADTLGVGAGTPVFVLVNGLGAVTRMELYAVLNEVVPALDDRGAVTERTMVGDFVTALDMRGFSLTLMVADEATLAYYDAPARTPAWC; from the coding sequence ATGGGCCTTTACTTCGCGAACGCGATCGACGATCTGGTCGTTGACGCGCTGGCCGGCTTCTGCCGGGCGCACGGTCAGATGGTGAAGTGGGAGGAGCACGACGGCTACGTGCGGGCCTTGCGGTCCGCGCCGTCTCGCCGGGTGGGCCTGGTGTCCGGCGGCGGGTCGGGGCACGAGCCGCTGCACATCGGCTACGTCGGGACCGGCATGCTCGACGCGGCCTGTCCCGGGCGGATCTTCGCCTCGCCGCACAACCGGCAGATCTTCGAGGCGTCCCGGGCGGTGGCCCGTGAGGACGGCGTCCTCCATCTGGTGAAGAACTACACCGGCGACAAGATCAACTTCGGTATCGCCGCCGAACGGCTGGCCCGGGAGGGCATCCCCTGCGCGCGGGTCCTCATCGACGACGACGTGGCCTCGGACTCCGAGGAGGTGGCGACCGGCCGCCGCGGCACGGGTGCGACCGTGCTGGTGGAGAAGATCCTCGGCGCCGCCGCCGACAGCGGGATGGGCCTGGCCGACCTGGCCGCCCTCGGCACCGACGTGGTGAGCCGCTGCCGCAGCCTCGCGGTGGCCTCCGCCGCCCACACCTCGCCGGCGACCGGGCGGCCCGCCTTCGACCTGCCGGCGGGCGACATCGAGTACGGCGTCGGCATCCACGGCGAACGCGCCCGGCGGACCCTTGTCGAGCGGCCGTTGCGCAAACTGGCCTCGGACATGGTGGGCACCCTCGCCGACACCCTGGGTGTCGGTGCCGGGACCCCGGTCTTCGTTCTGGTCAACGGCCTGGGCGCGGTCACCCGGATGGAGCTGTACGCCGTCCTGAACGAGGTGGTGCCGGCGCTCGACGACCGCGGCGCGGTCACCGAACGCACCATGGTCGGTGACTTCGTGACGGCCCTGGACATGCGTGGCTTCTCGCTGACCCTGATGGTGGCGGACGAGGCCACGCTCGCCTATTACGACGCACCGGCCCGTACCCCGGCCTGGTGCTGA
- a CDS encoding MmcQ/YjbR family DNA-binding protein has translation MLDSSDVRRIALSLPGTVEKELWNHPTFHVAGRMFVTVPGDGTSFAVRYPRYERDELIAAEPERFWVPPHEANSSWVRARLAALDGLDELYVILVDSWRQAAPAGLAEADLPARPPRGSAGRAEQAEAAQPAQPAQPAEAAE, from the coding sequence ATGCTCGACTCCTCCGACGTCCGTCGGATCGCCCTGTCCCTGCCCGGGACGGTGGAGAAGGAGCTGTGGAACCATCCCACCTTCCATGTCGCCGGGCGGATGTTCGTCACGGTCCCGGGCGACGGCACGTCCTTCGCGGTGCGCTACCCCCGGTACGAGCGGGACGAGCTGATCGCCGCGGAGCCGGAGAGGTTCTGGGTGCCTCCTCATGAGGCCAACTCCTCCTGGGTGCGGGCCAGACTGGCGGCGCTGGACGGGCTCGACGAGCTGTACGTGATCCTGGTCGACTCCTGGCGGCAGGCCGCCCCGGCCGGCCTCGCCGAGGCGGACCTCCCGGCCCGGCCGCCGAGGGGGTCTGCCGGACGGGCGGAACAGGCCGAAGCGGCGCAACCGGCCCAACCAGCGCAACCGGCCGAAGCCGCCGAATAG
- a CDS encoding gamma-glutamylcyclotransferase family protein, whose product MSSVLAGVVRGRPPAGSWQQGAPLMDEPRPGQWPFFVYGTLRPGTTEHSWMFRGLATSELPAVLHDAELYEGPDFPCAVAKPNGGRVRGEAIQVPDDVYDEMLAGLDQMMDYSPGNPGAAVERVAREVRTTNGASVTAWVYLATARTAAELEASGRRITSGDWQNR is encoded by the coding sequence ATGTCCTCCGTACTCGCCGGTGTCGTCCGGGGCCGGCCGCCGGCCGGGTCGTGGCAGCAGGGGGCACCGCTCATGGATGAGCCCCGTCCCGGACAGTGGCCCTTCTTCGTCTACGGCACGCTGCGTCCTGGCACGACCGAGCACAGCTGGATGTTCCGCGGCCTGGCGACCTCGGAGCTGCCGGCCGTCCTGCACGACGCCGAGCTCTACGAGGGACCGGACTTCCCGTGCGCGGTGGCCAAACCGAACGGAGGGCGGGTGCGGGGCGAGGCGATCCAGGTCCCGGACGATGTGTACGACGAGATGCTGGCCGGTCTCGACCAGATGATGGACTACTCCCCCGGCAATCCCGGCGCGGCCGTCGAGCGGGTCGCCCGTGAGGTGCGCACCACCAACGGCGCGTCGGTCACCGCGTGGGTGTATCTCGCCACCGCGCGGACCGCGGCCGAGCTGGAGGCTTCGGGCCGGCGCATCACCAGTGGCGACTGGCAGAACCGCTGA
- a CDS encoding SDR family oxidoreductase produces MSTASLAGKRVLVTGGSKGIGAAIVDRLAGEGARVATTARSKPAGGVPAALDLFVAADISTEPGVRDVVDGVLEAFGGIDVIVHNAGGADTTSGAAASFDDTDWQRNLDLNLLAPVRLDRALSPLMVDQGSGVILHVTSIARALPMSGPMPYAAAKAALSNYSKGLATQLAPAGVRVVRVLPGFIETEGAQQLMDDTAEATGTDRAGARRLIMDSLGGIPMGRTGSPQEVAELIAFLASDRAGWITGAEYVIDGGTLPTV; encoded by the coding sequence ATGTCGACGGCATCCCTTGCGGGCAAGCGGGTACTGGTCACCGGCGGATCGAAGGGTATCGGTGCAGCGATCGTCGACCGGTTGGCCGGTGAGGGCGCGCGGGTGGCGACCACGGCACGGTCCAAGCCGGCCGGCGGTGTACCCGCCGCTCTCGATCTCTTCGTCGCGGCGGACATCAGCACCGAACCGGGGGTGCGCGACGTCGTGGACGGTGTGCTCGAAGCGTTCGGCGGCATCGACGTGATCGTCCACAACGCCGGTGGTGCCGACACGACCTCCGGCGCCGCGGCCTCCTTCGACGACACCGACTGGCAGCGGAACCTCGACCTCAATCTGCTCGCACCGGTCCGGCTGGACCGTGCGCTGTCCCCGCTCATGGTGGACCAGGGCTCGGGTGTGATCCTGCACGTCACCTCGATCGCGCGGGCGCTGCCGATGAGCGGGCCGATGCCGTACGCCGCCGCGAAGGCCGCGCTGAGCAACTACAGCAAGGGGCTGGCCACGCAGCTGGCACCCGCCGGGGTACGGGTGGTGCGGGTGCTGCCCGGGTTCATCGAGACCGAGGGCGCGCAGCAGTTGATGGACGACACCGCCGAGGCGACCGGCACCGACCGGGCGGGCGCCCGCCGGCTGATCATGGACTCGCTCGGCGGCATCCCGATGGGCCGCACCGGCAGCCCGCAGGAGGTCGCGGAGCTCATCGCCTTCCTCGCGTCGGACCGGGCGGGCTGGATCACCGGCGCGGAGTACGTCATCGACGGCGGCACGCTGCCCACCGTCTGA
- a CDS encoding GntR family transcriptional regulator, giving the protein MNDSPEVSGAVLPGYPEPLWIQAVNVIRGEIDRGVLQPGGRLPPERELCRQLGISRVTLRKALGSLVEAGVLSPSHGRGWYVAQTAKKEWPNSLESFSETAARMGLTSNSKVLRAETSPATIDEAEQLGIAPGTPLFRLERVRLLDGVPIALDLTLLRQALVPDIGQADFRDRSLYSTLEAAGVEPVRADSTIEATKADERAAEHLDLAPGDPVLVMRQLALSAHQEPLFVSTIQYAGDRYRLRTSFARS; this is encoded by the coding sequence ATGAATGACTCACCCGAGGTCTCAGGAGCCGTACTGCCGGGATATCCCGAGCCGTTGTGGATCCAGGCGGTCAATGTCATCCGCGGGGAGATCGACCGCGGAGTGCTCCAGCCGGGTGGCAGGCTGCCGCCGGAGCGCGAGCTGTGCCGGCAGCTGGGGATCAGCCGGGTGACCTTGCGCAAGGCGCTGGGCAGCCTGGTCGAGGCGGGTGTGCTGAGCCCTTCGCACGGGCGTGGCTGGTACGTGGCGCAGACCGCGAAGAAGGAGTGGCCCAACAGCCTGGAGTCCTTCAGCGAGACGGCGGCCCGGATGGGGCTCACCTCGAACTCGAAGGTGCTGCGGGCCGAGACGAGCCCGGCGACCATCGACGAGGCGGAGCAGCTGGGCATCGCGCCGGGGACCCCGCTCTTCCGGCTGGAGCGGGTGCGGTTGCTGGACGGGGTTCCGATAGCGCTTGATCTGACCTTGTTGCGGCAGGCCCTGGTCCCGGACATCGGGCAGGCCGACTTCCGGGACCGGTCGCTGTACTCGACGCTCGAAGCGGCGGGCGTCGAACCTGTCAGGGCCGACAGCACCATCGAGGCGACCAAGGCCGACGAGCGGGCGGCCGAGCACCTCGATCTGGCACCCGGCGACCCGGTGCTCGTCATGCGCCAGCTCGCCTTGAGCGCCCATCAGGAGCCGCTGTTCGTCTCGACGATCCAGTACGCGGGCGACCGCTACCGGCTGCGTACGTCGTTCGCGCGGTCGTAG